The Polaribacter tangerinus genome has a segment encoding these proteins:
- the argB gene encoding acetylglutamate kinase → MEKLSIVKIGGNIIEDENLLNKFLTLFAHLKGKKILIHGGGKRATTISKKLGIEPSMLNGRRITDAATLEVITMVYGGLINKNIVAKLQALQTNAIGLTGADANTIISEKRPKQEVDFGYVGDVKKVDQLAINKLMQANFTPVFCAITHDNCGQLLNTNADTVTAQIAISLSKIYETSIYYCFELNGVLENINDTNSVIKTINNSTYNKLLSENKIVDGMIPKLENCINAINKGVQKVYLGNTDILTKNNTNFTTISL, encoded by the coding sequence ATGGAAAAATTATCAATTGTAAAAATTGGAGGAAATATTATTGAAGACGAAAATTTACTAAACAAATTTTTAACGTTATTCGCTCATTTGAAAGGAAAAAAAATACTGATTCATGGAGGTGGTAAACGTGCAACAACTATTTCTAAAAAATTAGGAATCGAACCTTCAATGCTAAATGGTAGGCGTATAACAGATGCAGCAACTTTAGAGGTTATTACGATGGTTTACGGCGGATTAATAAATAAAAACATAGTAGCTAAATTACAAGCTTTACAAACAAATGCTATTGGTTTAACTGGTGCAGACGCCAATACTATAATTTCTGAAAAAAGGCCAAAACAAGAAGTCGATTTTGGTTATGTTGGTGATGTAAAAAAAGTAGATCAACTAGCCATTAATAAATTGATGCAAGCAAATTTTACTCCTGTATTCTGTGCAATAACACATGATAACTGCGGACAATTATTAAACACAAATGCTGATACTGTTACGGCTCAAATAGCCATTTCATTAAGTAAAATCTATGAAACTTCTATTTATTATTGTTTTGAATTAAATGGGGTTCTCGAAAACATAAACGATACAAACTCTGTTATTAAAACTATCAACAACAGTACTTACAATAAATTATTATCAGAAAATAAAATTGTAGATGGTATGATACCAAAATTAGAAAACTGTATAAATGCTATTAATAAAGGGGTGCAAAAAGTATACCTTGGTAACACAGATATACTCACAAAAAACAACACTAACTTTACTACAATTTCACTATAA
- a CDS encoding M20 family metallo-hydrolase, which produces MDIQKLTNNAISLLKKLIETPSFSSEETQTALLIEEWFQCNKIPFKRTKNNVWATNKYFDSTKPTILLNSHHDTVKPNSAYTNNPFEAFEKDGKLYGLGSNDAGGCLVSLLATFSYFYSNKKLQYNLVIVASAEEESSGKNGLNSMLKIIPKIDVAIVGEPTQMHLAVAEKGLVVFDAKIKGTPSHAAHPNNNNAIYNSIPVLQWFKDFSFGKTSAILGDVKMTVTQINAGSQHNVVPGHVDMVVDVRVNDAYTNKEIAEILERESPCDEINARSLHLNSSSISLHHPLVKAGIEMGRNTYGSPTLSDQACLSCQSLKLGPGDSTRSHSANEFIYINEIEEGINIYIELLNRVIIKNDN; this is translated from the coding sequence ATGGATATTCAGAAACTAACTAATAACGCAATTTCACTTTTAAAAAAATTAATTGAAACTCCTTCTTTTTCATCAGAAGAAACGCAAACAGCACTTTTAATTGAAGAGTGGTTTCAGTGCAATAAAATTCCTTTTAAAAGAACAAAAAATAATGTTTGGGCCACCAATAAATATTTTGATAGCACCAAGCCTACCATTCTTTTAAATTCACATCACGATACTGTTAAGCCCAATTCTGCATATACCAACAACCCTTTTGAAGCTTTCGAAAAAGATGGTAAATTGTATGGTTTAGGAAGTAATGACGCCGGTGGTTGTTTGGTTTCTTTACTGGCAACTTTCTCATATTTCTACAGCAATAAAAAGCTACAATATAACCTAGTAATAGTTGCTTCTGCCGAAGAAGAAAGTAGTGGTAAAAATGGCTTAAACTCAATGTTAAAAATAATACCAAAAATTGACGTTGCTATTGTTGGTGAACCTACACAAATGCATTTAGCCGTGGCAGAAAAAGGCCTGGTTGTGTTCGATGCAAAAATAAAAGGTACTCCTAGTCATGCTGCACACCCCAATAATAACAATGCAATATACAACAGCATACCAGTATTACAGTGGTTTAAAGATTTTTCGTTTGGCAAAACCTCTGCAATTTTAGGTGATGTAAAAATGACTGTTACTCAAATAAACGCAGGTTCTCAGCACAATGTAGTACCTGGCCATGTAGATATGGTTGTAGATGTTCGTGTAAACGATGCGTATACTAATAAAGAAATTGCAGAAATTTTAGAAAGAGAATCTCCTTGCGATGAAATAAATGCAAGAAGTTTACACTTAAACTCATCTTCAATATCACTACATCATCCATTGGTAAAAGCAGGCATTGAAATGGGAAGAAATACATATGGCTCTCCAACGCTCTCCGACCAAGCATGTTTAAGTTGTCAATCTTTAAAATTAGGACCAGGAGACAGTACACGCTCTCATTCTGCGAATGAGTTTATCTACATAAATGAAATCGAAGAAGGTATTAACATTTATATAGAGCTATTAAATCGAGTAATTATTAAAAATGATAATTAG
- the argH gene encoding argininosuccinate lyase: protein MKLWDKGFSIDKQIEKFTVGNDREIDMYIAKYDIQASIAHAKMLASIGIISNNELTDLEKELKVLASHIEKGTFIIEDNFEDVHSKIEWELTNKLGEIGKKIHTARSRNDQVLVALQLYYKENLLEINNKTKTLFNTLLNLAETHKDNLLPGYTHLQVAMPSSFGLWFSAYAELLIDDVYVLNAVTKIVDQNPLGSAAGYGSSFPIDRELTTKELQFSTLKYNVVAAQLSRGKSERAIASAFGSLCNTMARFAMDVCLYMSQNFNFISFPDELTTGSSIMPHKKNPDVFELIRGKCNKIQALQTEMILITNNLPTGYHRDYQLLKENIINAFEDLKDILDIFNHTIKQVIVKEIDLNDEKYQYLFTVDSINNLVIKGMSFREAYQQIGGQVQNGTYKPDLGKQHTHTGSIHNLSIDKIRDKYPN, encoded by the coding sequence ATGAAGTTGTGGGACAAAGGATTTTCTATAGATAAACAAATAGAAAAATTTACGGTAGGAAATGATAGAGAAATAGATATGTATATTGCAAAATATGACATACAAGCATCTATTGCACACGCAAAAATGCTTGCGTCTATTGGTATTATTAGCAATAATGAATTAACTGATTTAGAAAAAGAACTAAAAGTTTTAGCAAGCCATATAGAAAAAGGCACTTTTATAATAGAGGATAATTTTGAAGATGTTCACTCAAAAATTGAATGGGAACTTACAAACAAACTCGGCGAAATAGGGAAAAAAATTCATACCGCAAGGTCTAGAAACGACCAAGTTTTGGTGGCCTTACAACTTTATTACAAAGAAAACTTACTAGAAATAAATAACAAAACTAAAACTTTATTTAACACACTTTTAAATTTAGCAGAAACCCACAAAGACAATCTTTTACCAGGCTATACCCATTTACAAGTAGCTATGCCATCATCTTTCGGACTCTGGTTTTCTGCTTATGCAGAATTGCTGATTGACGATGTTTATGTATTAAATGCTGTAACTAAAATTGTAGATCAAAATCCGTTAGGCTCAGCTGCTGGTTATGGTAGCTCCTTCCCTATTGATAGAGAATTAACAACAAAAGAGCTTCAGTTTAGTACTTTAAAATATAATGTTGTGGCAGCACAACTAAGTCGTGGTAAAAGTGAACGTGCCATTGCTAGTGCTTTTGGTAGTTTGTGTAATACAATGGCAAGATTTGCAATGGATGTTTGCCTTTATATGAGTCAGAATTTTAATTTCATTTCTTTTCCAGATGAACTTACCACTGGAAGTAGTATAATGCCGCATAAAAAAAATCCGGATGTTTTTGAGTTAATTCGTGGTAAATGTAATAAAATTCAGGCGCTGCAAACAGAAATGATTTTAATTACTAATAATTTGCCTACAGGATATCATCGAGATTATCAGTTATTAAAGGAGAATATTATAAATGCTTTTGAAGACTTAAAGGATATATTAGATATTTTTAATCATACTATTAAACAAGTAATTGTAAAAGAAATAGATTTAAATGATGAAAAATATCAATATTTATTTACAGTAGATAGTATAAACAACTTGGTTATTAAAGGTATGTCATTTAGAGAGGCATATCAACAAATTGGTGGTCAAGTACAAAACGGAACTTATAAACCAGATCTTGGTAAACAACACACTCACACCGGAAGTATACATAATCTTTCTATTGATAAGATTCGTGACAAATATCCTAATTAA
- a CDS encoding metallophosphoesterase family protein: protein MKFVKLALSIGFILTFVRCDNVFDYSVYGAEVRNEDKNSTARNITLIKNLQPTSNSFKFAFITDIHYYYTNFRKVIDDINKNEDILFVIIGGDMTEQAVLKEYEIFYDIIDNLKKPYLTVIGNHDYKSNGAQIYNAMFGSFNYSFYFDNKKFVFFDNIVWESKKNPDFTWLSKELENSNAANQVFVFAHIPPNGDQFTEEMRETYTSILENQKVTLSTHGHTHNYYFKQNTVSYLTGPSVKEAAYCLVEVSENSFNVSLVEL, encoded by the coding sequence ATGAAATTCGTAAAATTAGCACTATCTATTGGGTTTATACTAACATTTGTTAGGTGTGATAATGTTTTTGACTATTCGGTTTACGGTGCAGAAGTTAGAAATGAAGATAAAAATAGCACTGCAAGAAACATTACTTTAATTAAAAACTTACAACCCACTTCGAACAGTTTTAAGTTTGCCTTTATTACAGATATTCATTATTACTACACAAATTTTAGAAAAGTAATTGATGACATTAATAAAAATGAAGATATTTTATTTGTAATTATTGGAGGAGATATGACAGAGCAAGCTGTTTTAAAAGAATATGAGATTTTTTATGATATTATAGATAATCTTAAGAAGCCATATTTAACTGTTATAGGAAATCATGATTATAAGTCTAACGGTGCTCAAATTTACAATGCTATGTTTGGATCATTCAATTATTCATTTTACTTTGATAATAAAAAGTTTGTTTTTTTTGACAATATTGTTTGGGAGAGTAAAAAAAATCCAGATTTTACGTGGTTGTCAAAAGAATTAGAAAACTCTAATGCTGCTAATCAGGTTTTTGTATTTGCTCATATTCCGCCAAATGGAGATCAGTTTACAGAAGAAATGAGAGAAACTTATACCTCTATATTAGAAAATCAAAAGGTAACTCTTTCTACTCATGGGCACACTCATAACTATTATTTTAAACAAAATACGGTTAGTTATTTAACGGGTCCCTCTGTAAAAGAAGCTGCATATTGTTTAGTTGAAGTTTCAGAAAATTCTTTTAATGTTTCGTTGGTCGAACTTTAG
- a CDS encoding phytoene/squalene synthase family protein has product MKALFDKVSNECSKLVTEKYSTSFSLAVNTLSPKIRTDIYNIYGFVRFADEIVDTFHDFDKAQLMENFERDYYLAVEQKISLNPILNSFQQTVNKYNIPDEMVQAFLKSMKADLHKTTYATKEEYDQYIYGSADVVGLMCLKVFVNGDDELFNKLKEPAMRLGSAFQKVNFLRDLKDDYEVLNRSYFPNIDLGKLDKVSKQVIIDEIEEDFDFAFKNGILNLPSEAKFGVYMAYRYYRRLLKKLDSVPSEKIMDTRIRISDPMKINLWARSYVKYKLNLI; this is encoded by the coding sequence ATGAAAGCATTATTTGATAAGGTTTCTAATGAGTGTAGTAAGTTAGTTACTGAAAAATACAGCACTTCTTTTTCTTTGGCAGTTAATACGTTGTCCCCTAAAATAAGAACTGATATATATAATATTTATGGATTTGTTCGCTTTGCAGATGAAATAGTAGATACTTTTCATGATTTTGATAAAGCGCAGTTAATGGAGAATTTTGAAAGAGATTACTATTTAGCAGTTGAGCAAAAAATTAGTTTAAATCCTATTTTAAATTCATTTCAGCAAACAGTTAATAAATACAACATTCCAGATGAAATGGTTCAAGCTTTCTTAAAAAGTATGAAAGCAGATTTGCACAAAACAACCTATGCTACAAAAGAGGAATATGACCAATATATTTATGGCTCAGCAGATGTAGTAGGTTTAATGTGTTTAAAGGTTTTTGTAAATGGAGATGATGAACTTTTTAATAAACTAAAAGAGCCAGCAATGCGTTTAGGCTCAGCTTTTCAAAAAGTTAACTTTCTGAGAGATTTAAAAGACGATTATGAGGTTTTAAACCGTTCTTACTTTCCTAATATAGACCTCGGAAAGTTAGACAAAGTATCTAAACAAGTTATTATTGATGAAATTGAAGAAGATTTTGATTTTGCTTTTAAAAACGGTATATTAAACTTACCATCTGAGGCTAAATTTGGAGTGTATATGGCTTATAGATATTACAGAAGATTATTAAAAAAGTTAGACAGTGTACCTTCAGAAAAAATTATGGATACTAGAATCCGTATTTCCGACCCAATGAAAATAAACCTTTGGGCTAGAAGTTATGTAAAATATAAGTTGAATTTAATATAG
- a CDS encoding phytoene desaturase family protein encodes MSKEIYIIGSGFSALSASCYLAKEGYKVTVLEKNNTLGGRARQFKKEGFTFDLGPSWYWMPDVFERFFADFGKKPSDYYTLDKLSPGYEVYFGKNSSLKISDKLEEIYQLFESEEKGSSKHLKKFIDSAKSNYETAIKDLVYRPGVSPLELVTTTTVARVSQFFSTIRKQVRKNIKSEKLIKILEFPVLFLGAKPSNTPAFYNFMNYADFGLGTWHPRGGMYKVIEGMVSLATNLGVTFEVNANVEKIITDSNNQVTGLLVNGQKIDTNLVLSGADYHHTETLLDESLRQYSEKYWSKKIFAPSSLLFYVGFDKKIQNASHHTLFFDTDFDAHAEEIYDAPKWPSSPLFYANFTSITDVTSAPEGKEAGFFLIPIAPGIEDTEELREAYFHKIIDRFEKLTDQEVKSSVLFKRSFCVKDFQSEYNSYKGNAYGMANTLLQTAFLRPKIKSSKVKNLYFTGQLTVPGPGVPPALISGKLATELIIKNNK; translated from the coding sequence ATGAGTAAAGAAATATATATTATAGGATCTGGCTTTTCAGCTTTATCAGCCTCGTGTTACTTAGCAAAAGAGGGTTACAAAGTAACAGTTTTAGAGAAAAATAACACTTTAGGTGGTCGAGCTAGACAATTTAAAAAAGAAGGATTTACCTTCGATTTAGGTCCTTCTTGGTATTGGATGCCAGATGTTTTTGAACGTTTTTTTGCTGATTTTGGAAAGAAGCCGTCAGATTATTACACCTTAGACAAGCTCAGCCCAGGTTATGAAGTATACTTTGGTAAAAATTCTTCACTAAAAATTTCTGATAAGTTAGAGGAAATCTATCAGTTATTTGAATCAGAAGAGAAAGGGAGTTCAAAACATTTAAAAAAGTTTATAGACTCTGCCAAATCAAATTACGAAACTGCCATTAAAGACCTAGTTTATAGGCCAGGTGTTTCTCCTTTAGAACTCGTTACAACTACAACTGTTGCAAGAGTATCTCAATTTTTTTCTACCATTAGAAAGCAAGTTAGAAAAAATATTAAAAGTGAAAAGCTTATTAAAATTTTAGAGTTTCCTGTACTTTTTTTAGGTGCAAAACCTAGTAACACACCGGCGTTTTATAATTTTATGAATTATGCAGATTTCGGTTTAGGAACGTGGCATCCTCGTGGAGGAATGTATAAAGTTATAGAAGGTATGGTTTCTTTAGCGACCAATTTAGGTGTTACTTTTGAAGTAAATGCGAATGTAGAAAAGATTATCACAGACAGTAATAATCAAGTAACAGGGCTGTTGGTAAATGGACAAAAAATTGATACTAATCTTGTTTTAAGTGGCGCCGATTATCATCATACAGAAACCTTACTAGATGAAAGTTTACGCCAATATTCAGAAAAATATTGGAGTAAAAAAATATTTGCACCCTCTTCGTTATTGTTTTATGTAGGCTTCGATAAAAAAATTCAAAATGCAAGTCATCACACACTATTTTTCGATACTGACTTCGATGCCCATGCAGAAGAAATTTATGATGCGCCAAAATGGCCATCATCGCCATTGTTTTATGCCAATTTTACATCAATTACAGATGTTACCTCTGCACCTGAAGGAAAAGAGGCTGGCTTTTTTTTAATTCCTATTGCACCTGGTATTGAAGATACTGAAGAATTAAGAGAAGCGTACTTTCATAAAATTATAGATAGATTTGAAAAATTAACAGACCAAGAAGTTAAGAGTAGCGTACTCTTTAAACGATCTTTTTGTGTTAAAGATTTTCAATCAGAATACAATTCTTACAAAGGAAATGCATATGGTATGGCAAATACTTTGTTACAAACTGCTTTTTTAAGACCAAAAATAAAAAGTAGTAAAGTTAAAAATTTGTACTTTACAGGTCAGTTAACTGTTCCGGGTCCTGGAGTTCCGCCAGCCTTAATTTCTGGAAAGTTAGCAACAGAATTAATTATTAAAAATAATAAGTAA
- a CDS encoding MerR family transcriptional regulator, whose amino-acid sequence MNNIKEDFTIKDLENISGIKAHTIRIWEKRYSLLEPKRTETNIRYYTHSNLQKLLNIVLLNNNGFKISAIAKMSEEELKEHARQLAFSTAINDEAIHTLKLSMFQFDKVLFNNTYDQLLHKKTFREIFKDVFIPFLTHIGLLWQTDTLMPAHEHFISNLIAQKIHINTENLQSSVPSSNKTFVLFLPENEIHDLGLLYLNYELVLRGNHTIYLGQSLPLDNLSYFFENDRKLCFITSLTVQPYDDKLEAYFNELEGILKDTSHEFIAIGRKTIKIKDKKYNFNISFHDSVTDLLKEL is encoded by the coding sequence TTGAACAATATTAAAGAAGATTTTACTATTAAAGACCTAGAGAATATTTCTGGTATAAAGGCGCATACTATAAGAATATGGGAAAAAAGATATAGTTTATTAGAGCCAAAAAGAACAGAGACCAATATTAGATATTATACACATAGTAATTTACAAAAGCTTTTAAACATTGTGTTGTTAAACAATAATGGTTTTAAAATTTCTGCGATTGCCAAAATGTCTGAAGAAGAATTAAAAGAACATGCAAGACAGCTCGCTTTTTCAACGGCAATTAATGATGAGGCAATTCATACTTTAAAATTATCGATGTTTCAGTTCGATAAGGTATTGTTTAACAATACTTACGATCAGCTTTTACACAAAAAAACATTTCGAGAAATATTTAAAGATGTCTTTATTCCGTTTTTAACACACATTGGCTTGCTGTGGCAAACAGATACTTTAATGCCTGCCCACGAACACTTTATATCTAATTTAATTGCTCAAAAAATTCATATCAATACAGAAAACTTACAAAGTAGTGTTCCAAGCTCTAACAAAACATTTGTACTTTTTTTACCAGAAAATGAAATTCATGATTTAGGCCTACTATATTTAAATTACGAATTAGTGTTAAGAGGAAATCATACAATTTACTTAGGTCAAAGTTTACCTTTAGATAATTTAAGTTATTTTTTCGAAAATGATAGAAAACTTTGTTTTATAACCTCCTTAACAGTTCAACCTTATGATGATAAATTAGAAGCCTATTTTAATGAGCTTGAAGGAATTTTAAAAGATACCTCTCATGAATTTATTGCTATTGGTAGAAAAACAATAAAAATTAAAGATAAGAAGTATAATTTTAATATTTCTTTTCATGATTCAGTGACCGATTTGTTAAAAGAATTATAA
- a CDS encoding RNA polymerase sigma factor yields MHQDLEKKFLEDFEINQNIVHKICRVYTTDDDSHKDLFQEITIQVWKNYPKFRGDSKFSTWLYRVALNTAISLYRKSTRTIKTQNYSDLAYKIETKGYDATQDEQLKALYSAIHRLNDIDKALIFLYLENKNYDEISETLGITSVNARVKMNRAKEKIKNILNS; encoded by the coding sequence GTGCATCAAGATTTAGAGAAAAAATTTTTAGAAGACTTTGAAATCAATCAAAATATTGTTCATAAAATCTGTCGTGTTTACACCACAGATGACGATTCTCACAAAGATTTATTTCAAGAAATAACCATACAAGTCTGGAAAAACTATCCGAAATTTCGTGGAGATTCGAAGTTTAGTACATGGCTTTATAGAGTTGCGTTAAATACAGCTATTTCTTTGTATAGAAAATCTACTCGAACAATTAAAACACAAAACTATAGCGATTTAGCTTATAAGATTGAAACCAAAGGATATGATGCTACTCAAGATGAGCAATTGAAAGCGTTATACAGCGCAATTCATAGGCTAAATGATATAGATAAAGCGCTGATATTTTTATATCTTGAAAATAAAAACTATGATGAAATCTCTGAAACTCTAGGAATTACTAGTGTAAACGCAAGAGTAAAAATGAATAGAGCTAAAGAAAAAATAAAAAATATTTTAAACTCATAG
- a CDS encoding threonine aldolase family protein: MIIDLISDTVTKPTEGMLESMMQAKVGDDVFNADPTVNALQEKMAKLFGMEAALFFPSGTMANQAAINIHTRPGDKLFCDKYAHVYNYEGGGAAFNSGVTCKLIDGKRGMFTADQLEYSVAGRSDIHVPNASLVCIENTTNKGGGACWQFSELEKIQKVATSNNLAFHLDGARLFNALVAKNENPVQYGKLFDTISICLSKGLGAPIGSVLLGSKEHISKALRVRKLFGGAMRQVGFLAAAGIYALDYHVDRLAEDHKKAKEIAAVLSAVSYVTKVAPVETNIVIFYVDSNIGDTNFILKMREKNILLTPMGEGRIRIVTHLNYTEQMHQKLLETLKNF; encoded by the coding sequence ATGATTATAGATTTAATTTCTGATACGGTTACAAAACCAACAGAAGGAATGTTAGAATCCATGATGCAGGCAAAAGTTGGAGATGATGTTTTTAATGCCGATCCGACTGTAAATGCTTTACAAGAAAAAATGGCAAAGCTTTTTGGAATGGAAGCTGCATTGTTTTTTCCATCCGGTACGATGGCAAATCAGGCAGCAATAAATATTCATACTCGCCCAGGAGATAAGCTTTTTTGTGATAAATATGCGCACGTTTATAATTATGAAGGTGGTGGAGCGGCTTTTAACTCTGGTGTAACTTGTAAGTTGATAGATGGAAAAAGAGGCATGTTTACTGCAGATCAGTTAGAATATTCTGTTGCAGGAAGATCAGATATTCATGTGCCAAATGCTAGTTTAGTTTGTATAGAAAATACCACAAATAAAGGAGGAGGAGCTTGTTGGCAATTTTCGGAGTTAGAAAAAATACAAAAAGTTGCTACAAGTAATAATTTGGCATTTCATTTGGACGGAGCTAGATTATTTAATGCTTTAGTAGCCAAAAATGAAAATCCAGTTCAATACGGAAAATTATTTGATACTATTTCTATTTGCCTTTCTAAAGGTTTAGGGGCCCCAATTGGTTCTGTATTATTAGGTTCTAAAGAGCATATTTCTAAGGCGCTACGAGTGCGAAAATTATTTGGAGGCGCCATGAGGCAAGTCGGTTTTTTAGCAGCTGCTGGTATATATGCTTTAGACTATCATGTAGATAGACTTGCAGAAGATCATAAGAAAGCTAAAGAAATTGCAGCTGTATTATCAGCTGTTTCTTATGTTACAAAAGTAGCACCAGTAGAAACTAATATTGTTATTTTTTATGTTGATAGCAACATTGGTGACACAAACTTTATACTTAAAATGCGTGAGAAAAATATTTTACTAACACCTATGGGAGAGGGAAGAATTAGAATAGTAACACATTTAAACTACACAGAACAAATGCACCAAAAATTATTAGAGACGTTAAAGAATTTTTAA